The Denticeps clupeoides chromosome 1, fDenClu1.1, whole genome shotgun sequence genome segment GcacaagaaacagaaaataagTCAAATTTTAAACCCCACTCCAGTCCCGAAATTACTGTTCAACTTTACTCAGTACTATTCCtgagtcatggaatttgaacatttttatatgATGACCCAATAGCATCTGTTgaattttcttatttattcacTGTGATCAGAGTGACTTTTGTACAGAAACTAGAAATTCAGAAGAACTctgtataatgttttttttttttactgcaccCAGTAGATATGCCTCCaagatgaaaaacctttagTTTTTTCCCTTGGAAAAGTCAGGGAAGCGTCTGAATGATTAATTCACCATAGGTAGACTGTCACCTCTGAGAACCTGCCCTTTGCCTGGACTGCAGACATAGAGCAGAACTTTAACTAGAAACGGCAAATATCCTGATCTCTGACCGATCACAGCAGGGTCTGCTAAAAATGAACAGAGAACAAGTCATTAGGGGCAGTCAACGCACCTTTCTTAATGCTCTGGATAAAACCCTCAGAGGGGGGCAAGGCAGATGTAGGATGGGCAATCCTTTGTGGAATCCGCAGCTTCTCCCTGACAATGGGGTGCTTCAGCACGGCCACTTGAACCAGAGAGAAGACGTTGGAAGTCATCCAGTATGTGAACACCGCCTAAAAACAAGGCACTGATGATATCAAGGACTGCTGTAACATTAGAAATATTTCTTATTAAATTTAACTACAtgtaaacaaaatgtatttaagtacATAAAAGTTGTATTTTAATTATGCAAGATGCATTGCTTTAGTATCCCAACCCTAAGTAAAATGccaaaaacagaaattaaataatCTTTAGCATCAGAAAGCAGCTGAGAGAAGACTGTGGTGATGTTGAAACACACTGTTGGGAAGTTTATGGTGAGAGGGAGGATGACAAAGGGCATGATCCTAAATACAGTCTTCATCGCCCGTAGATTAGGGTTGTCCACACCAGACTCTGCACCTAACTGAGATGGAGAAAAGACATAACACTATTTTTGaattttgaacttttttttaaaaaagttgggATTTAACTGGTGTTCTTACCTCCAGAATGGCAAACATAGTACCAGTTACTGCCAGTGGAAGGATATAATAGGGATCTGATGCAGTGAGGTCTGAGAACCACCAAAGGCCACCAGTTTGCAAGCTGGGAACAGGTAGGTATGCCATTTTTCTCAGGGCAATGAAGAAAGAGATGAAAATGGGTGCCTGTCAAGAAAATAGGGGAGAAAAATCAAAAAGatacaaataattttaattatgtgCACTCTAGTTCATTGTACTTGACCCAAAATGCATTCAGGTAATAATCATTTGATCTTACATCGCAATAGGTTGTCATACCTGAACTATAGGGACCAGGAAGCCACGGAGCGGATTGACATCATGTTTCTTTTGAAACATCACCAAGTCAGAGTAAGCTTTTGAGACTagagtgacagagagagagactagtTATCCATAGTATTTGTGCCATCATCCTGAAGAACACATTTGACAAAAGTATAGAACATGGGGGATATGGAAAATTTGGGGAGGGGAAGTCACTGACACTCAAACTTGTTGCCACTCTGCTTGACTTCGTTGAGGCGAGTGGTAAGTTTGTTCATCTCCGGTAAAACATTGTTCAGCTTCGCAGCTTCCCTCTGACCCTTCACAATCACTGGAAACACAATGCATCGAGCCAACACTGTGCCTGTGCAGAAAaggcaaacatgcacacaaaccgTGAACAGTGCAAATGAAACCAAGCAGTGTACGCTCCCTCCACAAGACCCTGAACAGACAGACAACTCACAGTTAGGCTGCAGGCAGGCAGCAAGACAAGCATGCATCTAGTAACTCTCCTTGACACTGTGGCTGACTTACACAAAGTTTTAATACTGTGATATATACTTCCAAAATAAACCTTCAATCCTTCGGTCccaactaaatatataaactatctgaataaacatttttcatCTATATTATAAAGGAATTCAAATAGCATATATTTAAGTAGACAATGGCCCTTTTCCTACAATAATGTAATTGTTTGAGAGACTATAATATGATTTCCTTCAGATTTTATTAGCTAAAAGCTTCCCACTGTGTTTAAAATGGAATAATCCATCTCACCTACTACAATCGCCCCCCACCAAGGAAGGCCTACATCCACATGAATAAACTCCAGGATGTTCTGAATCAGGCCCACAGGGGTGTAGCTACCGAGGCCCAACTCTGATAGGCTGACCTCTGTCCCTGCCCCTCGCAGAACATCCACTGCAGTTGGAGCGGCCTCCACTACCTCTGCTGTCACAGGCTGGGGGACAACAGGGGACGCGTCGACACTTGCCACGGGGGTGGTGACTGGCATGTCCACTGGCCCGGCAGCAGAGGCCGCCTGGACAGATCCAGCTGATGTCTGAAAATATTAAGGCGAGGAGACTACAATTTCGTAACAAATCTGCACTGTGGCTGAATCAGCTAAGAAAGAATATGCCACTGTCATCTTTGTGTTGGTAGATATGGAATAATGAGTAAGTTATCAGTCATACATTAAGCTGTAAGATATGGTGAAGCGACAGACTTACctctgtgctgctgtacctGAGGGACACAGAACTAGCGACCAACAACTGTCCATGCTGCTGAAGTCTTAGGACGGATCTGGCCAGCGGACTCCTACTGCCTCCTGGCGTGTGTAGATAAGACCTTTGCCCAGCAGACTACGACAGAAGGTGACGAGGTTAAGAAGCTGTCGTGTAAACGCCACGGCTTTAAATCGCCATTTCTGTCTCAAGATCGACGAGACGCGTAGAGGCATTTTCCTTTAAATTTATGCACAGCCCTGACGGCTCGCTCAGGCGTTACACCGCAATAAAATCACACAGGATATTCAGACAAACCTGGTGCCGAGTCGACAATATGGGGTACAAGCCAGAGCCTGCACCGTTTATCTTTTTTAAGAAACATGAGGTTAAACAACCCTGCGCAACCCGTCCCCTGAGCGCAGCCATGTTGAAGCAAACATGGCTGTGTGTACGGCGAGCGTTAGGGACCAAGCTGCATGTCTTTTGCGTTTTAAAATTCTCTTGCTCCGTGTTATTGGTTTACACCGCACACTGGGTGTAATGtttgatgcagggttaaattgGATCACTGTTTAAGATCTATTTAACATTACAGAAAGGGACGCTCACTGCTGTCTGTGCCGCACtttaatttgaaagctgacgtCGAACCGGAAGTGGGAACTTTTGTCGCAGCCGGGCGCTCAAATTTCCATGTGGAAGCGGCGGATGTGAAGTTACGCGCGtcactttgtgtttttattagtataatttttgtgttttacagCGCGTTTCCCTTATAATGTCAGACACATGGAGCAATATTCAGGCGCACAAGAAGCAGCTGGATTCCCTTCGGGAGCGTCTGCAGCGGAGACGGAAAGACACTTCTCAGCTGGGCATAGGTACTTGAACACAACATTGCCCTCCCGGGTCCGATTAATACGCTTTTTAAAACCGGGGTGGCTCAACAGTATAATATGATGTAAAATGCGTTTAGCCGCACCGTTGGCTGTATCTGTACACTTTGACCACGTGACCAGCTGAAAATCTGAACGCTTGCGATGGTTTTGGACTTTAGACGTGCTGGGCGGGGATGGTACCTCAGTTCGGAGCGACAGCCCGGGCCCAGCAGCCCAGAACACCCCGAAGGTTGAGGAGGAGAGACCGCCAGACCCAGAACTGGAAAGTAGGCTGCTGGGGTACCTATCCGAGCTGGGTCTCTCCCTGCCTATTGACTCGCTAACCATCACGGAAGAACTCAGTACTGTAAGTAGTCACTTAATTAATATATGAGTTGGGTgtgatgctttaaaaaaattcacatctATTGATGTGcactgcttttttcccccctggtCTTTCTGAAGGGTGAGGCACCAGTTTCCCATGGCAGCATTCAGAGCTTGCTCCTCAAGTTCTCTGCTCAGGAGCTGATCGAAGTCCGGCAGCCATCCACAACGCCTACATCATCTTCCTTATCCTCACCCTCCACGCTGGTCACATCAGTGGACCACACGAAAGTCTGGGCGATGAGCGGAGGTGTAGCCCTGCCTCAGAGAACTGGTGTCAAGAGGAAAGGCGAGGACAGCATTCACAGTAAACGGGCACCAGGCTCCTCCCCATCCCTACAGTCACCGCCGTCCCCGCCACAGACgtcctctctttctctggcgGCATCCTCGTCAGCGCACACAATTGGCACATCCGACTGGAAATGTggaggtggggtgggtgggcCAGAGAAAAAGAGCAGGACCAGCAAGGGGCAAACGTCCCACTTGGACATGGAGATTGAGAGTTTACTGAACCAGCAGTCCACCAAGGAGCAGCAGACCAAAAAGGTTAGAATCATAACAAGCATGGCAGCCTAAAATCTTTCAACAATGTGAAAGACATTATCATTGTCTCAATGTAATATCTCATGGAGgtattgtttattgtatattttattgcaGGGAGAATTCATGcttattaaatgtatatttgagaAACATATTGAATAGTTTTTATTCAGTTAGTGCAGGCATTCTGAAGTGACAATATCCGATGTTAATTAGAGAACACAGGTCATCTTCCACTTTAACTATAGCTGTCCTACTTGTATaaactataaaaataaaatgtgtgtctgtCCTCTAATATCTGCTTTCCTCCTCCTTTGCAGATGAGCAGGGAGATCCTTGAGCTACTAAACACCAGCTCGGCAAAGGAGCAGTCCATTGTGGAGAAGTTCCGCTCTCGTGGCAGAGCTCAGGTGCAAGAGTTCTGTGACCACGGAACCAAAGAGGATTGTGTTCGTTCTGGAGACACACCACAACCCTGTACCAAGCTACACTTCCGgtctgtttcacacacacaccgctgcaGTCTTGGCATCAGTTTAACATAGTCTGTGCATATTGCTCAAATAATCATGCTTTAATATGTAGTTTATTTGCATTGTGATCATCAGAATATCCAAACGTTATGCTTAGAATAAGCTAATGATATACAGGGTGGGACCGAACAGTGACGTGTTCAGTGGTTGGTTTTCGCAGGCGAATCATCAACAAGCACACAGATGAAAGCCTGGGCGACTGCTCCTTCCTCAACACCTGCTTTCACATGGACACCTGCAAGTATGTGCACTATGAAATCGACAGTCCACCGGAGGCTGAAGGGGCTACCTTGGGGCCACAACCCGGGACAGCTGAGCTGGGATTACATCCAACAGATGGAGACAGCAACGTAGGCAAGCTGTTCCCCTCGCAGGTCAGAAAGTGTTACTTTGTGCCTTCGTACAATATAGAAAATGTGCACACTGCAACCTACAAATATCCACAGGAAGTTTAACTAAAGTTCTGCATGTGGCATTATTATCCCCAGTGGATCTGCTGTGACATCCGCTACCTGGATGTATCCATCTTGGGGAAGTTTGCAGTGGTAATGGCAGATCCCCCCTGGGACATCCACATGGAGCTGCCATACGGTACACTGACCGATGACGAGATGAGGAAGCTCAACATTCCCATCCTCCAGGATGATGGTTTTCTGTTCTTGTGGGTCACAGGGAGGTATGAGACCAGTTGTCAACTTTTAAGGGCTTAATTATTAGAATTTGCAAGCTCTTTTCATGTCTTAAAATGCCCAATCAGGTAAGTTTTAGCAAGAATCTAAGCTTGTATTGCCTTGAAACATTCCCATCACTGAAGCAAAGTGCCCTCACCAAGTCCCTTTTTTTATGCTGGAAAAATGCTGTGACACAGGTAATGTTCTTCTCCAGTGGTGGCATGATGACTGGGCGTGACCGCTTTGGACTGTATTTTGCCTGGTACAAACCAGGTGTCTTTACTGTGACTGTGTATCCACCTCAGTATTAAATCTGTTTTACAGGGCCATGGAGTTAGGCAGAGAGTGCCTGAGCCTGTGGGGGTAAGAACGTATCCTCTGCTCTTATTCATTTCAGCCACTGCTTGGTTTTTATGCCACCTTTTGACCGTAAATGTTATTAGCTATGAGCGAGTGGATGAGATCATTTGGGTGAAGACGAACCAACTTCAGAGAATCATTCGTACCGGGAGAACTGGTCACTGGCTTAACCATGGGAAGGAACATTGCTTGGTGAGTGGGGTCTGTTAGTATGTCTGATTGGGGAACGTGTGGCGTTTCTGTGTAGTTTCGTgaatttgttttattgatttagtGGTTAATTTGTTCACTGTTCTCTCGTATTCTCCCCAGGTGGGTGTGAAGGGAAATCCTCAAGGGTTTAACAGAGGATTGGACTGTGATGTCATTGTGGCTGAGgtgaggtttaaaaaaaaaaaaaaaaaagaccaaaaacagaTTGGACTGATGTGCTGACACATGCTGTCTGTCTTTCAGGTTCGTTCCACGAGTCACAAGCCTGATGAAATCTACGGGATGATTGAGCGCCTCTCTCCGGGTACCAGAAAgattgaactttttggaagaCCCCACAACGTGCAACCAAACTGGTAAGTTGGACCTTGACGTTTGTGTAACCCCTTTTAAAGTagtatttggaaaaaaaagtttttactgcaatgcaattaattcatttattgacACCCCTGTATTTAATACGTTTTAAAGCTGCACAGTGTAGTGTGAGACCATTCCAGGGTCCTGGACTTCTGCACAGTCACCCACAGCttgatgtatatttttttataggGTGACACTTGGCAACCAGCTGGACG includes the following:
- the oxa1l gene encoding mitochondrial inner membrane protein OXA1L, encoding MAALRGRVAQGCLTSCFLKKINGAGSGLYPILSTRHQSAGQRSYLHTPGGSRSPLARSVLRLQQHGQLLVASSVSLRYSSTETSAGSVQAASAAGPVDMPVTTPVASVDASPVVPQPVTAEVVEAAPTAVDVLRGAGTEVSLSELGLGSYTPVGLIQNILEFIHVDVGLPWWGAIVVGTVLARCIVFPVIVKGQREAAKLNNVLPEMNKLTTRLNEVKQSGNKFEFSKAYSDLVMFQKKHDVNPLRGFLVPIVQAPIFISFFIALRKMAYLPVPSLQTGGLWWFSDLTASDPYYILPLAVTGTMFAILELGAESGVDNPNLRAMKTVFRIMPFVILPLTINFPTAVFTYWMTSNVFSLVQVAVLKHPIVREKLRIPQRIAHPTSALPPSEGFIQSIKKGWKNAQLAQQLEERERRIKGHLDIAAKGPLRQTFTHNPLTQTSDISKSASPKAAAQPTGGKKRPWEDTIG
- the mettl3 gene encoding N(6)-adenosine-methyltransferase subunit METTL3, producing the protein MSDTWSNIQAHKKQLDSLRERLQRRRKDTSQLGIDVLGGDGTSVRSDSPGPAAQNTPKVEEERPPDPELESRLLGYLSELGLSLPIDSLTITEELSTGEAPVSHGSIQSLLLKFSAQELIEVRQPSTTPTSSSLSSPSTLVTSVDHTKVWAMSGGVALPQRTGVKRKGEDSIHSKRAPGSSPSLQSPPSPPQTSSLSLAASSSAHTIGTSDWKCGGGVGGPEKKSRTSKGQTSHLDMEIESLLNQQSTKEQQTKKMSREILELLNTSSAKEQSIVEKFRSRGRAQVQEFCDHGTKEDCVRSGDTPQPCTKLHFRRIINKHTDESLGDCSFLNTCFHMDTCKYVHYEIDSPPEAEGATLGPQPGTAELGLHPTDGDSNVGKLFPSQWICCDIRYLDVSILGKFAVVMADPPWDIHMELPYGTLTDDEMRKLNIPILQDDGFLFLWVTGRAMELGRECLSLWGYERVDEIIWVKTNQLQRIIRTGRTGHWLNHGKEHCLVGVKGNPQGFNRGLDCDVIVAEVRSTSHKPDEIYGMIERLSPGTRKIELFGRPHNVQPNWVTLGNQLDGIHLLDPDVVARFKKRYPDGVISKPKNM